A portion of the Aricia agestis chromosome 1, ilAriAges1.1, whole genome shotgun sequence genome contains these proteins:
- the LOC121732820 gene encoding uncharacterized protein LOC121732820 has translation MATKTETEYPPSPANESDEAEQDNSDEETNVNQNNQNKVSSNVADILARLKSTGALVKKPKQEYRCFTCDLDFSDLEDRDNHIIQHVSLPDIILDRLPSDDEDFPSADENWSDEDDMPPPPKTPQKIDISQMLKKTGLSIKKPDDNGASKSSSALNKLSGLGFTIKKTTPTIKTEKPDSEAEQSTDVMEKLNKLGGIKLKLKSDGINTNTFKVVNGLKDFKTSDDEENENDNSKEDQDDVDENDKSGGQEDSGGDENSGDEQNNQRSRNNSESDSSEQRQRNIPNLKVIQGKIVAQRNEITKTPIKISPQKFEEKPIRTQNRPAVKQTPKRADLPITSKEVPKPEETSKSIRKSISSTPERRESNENSNNVVVKQEVQDPDTAQSTQSNPPLFSGQIKSERASPTLPDSSSTPVLARVKSEPDTSHPTNTQTLFSQQNVTNNQPSSQTVPAPIPAVPKTEDMTIIEINGDSNDEDDDCCVVSATPAPDVKPIVPKVESLPAQSLPPPYSTSVATSQSSYSTTPTLQSRLTSASTEKQHTFNWNAPDSKPPIDMLDKSTDDLFDSLLMSSAKKEGLSLSDASEYISLDTLGPQHSCEVCNTRFTNISLLEEHKRMSGHSSSLVAPSSSTILPYSSSSNILSSLLPVKHLAEQVGKLSSIGNSGSGFTHQQNVMINIQAYPGGGNVMVPPQSYNQYPSGQNVHGSYPQQNMYGNPGQPMAGQGMPGQMPSQPMAGQYQAGNYNMTQGYGQFQTQMPNPPYPGTMPTNSYANTSSAYSSASPLQSMQQAVYGQSPMMNQQSLSMGPPGLPSSQSYVPTSSPSVMKPPTSGNIRIQNVQTFPPAAVGLPNHSQDMSGQTVRGQLPGPTPIRMAAGASITGSRPRMPAVRGQRPTIRSGVQVHGQVRGGKMGPRMPMKRGGGAAGGPGAKRRQDMLLPGKHDNEDCQVMAMQKQREGLPMIHSVQGAKDKLNLGSQISVTKKTVNKEANAMANVLASRGISIKQKQKSRSPTPERPIPHIPNLGAGMSIKHTSKSSNFSIPEAKVGGGMLTCKICKKMFMNHNSLQVHMSNAHPQSKVPVFKCDQCPASYPKTLQLQHHKRVFHNITGPNRELGIPVVDLSQEDNLQRLSSIGIYSFIPLANRETVSGCFGIPVISVHNMQNGITANLEALGADGLLSLGPLKPLKN, from the exons ATGGCTACTAAAACTGAAACAGAGTATCCACCATCACCTGCAAATGAGTCAG ATGAAGCCGAACAAGATAATTCAGATGAAGAAACTAATGTTAATCAAAACAATCAAAACAAAGTAAGCTCTAATGTTGCTGACATATTAGCAAGACTTAAATCTACAGGTGCTCTTGTTAAGAAACCTAAACAGGAGTATCGTTGTTTTACATGTGATTTAGATTTTTCTGATTTGGAAGACCGAGATAATCACATTATACAACATGTTTCATTGCCTGACATAATATTAGATAGGCTTCCATCAGACGACGAAGACTTTCCCTCAGCTGATGAAAATTGGTCTGATGAAGACGACATGCCACCACCACCTAAAACACCCCAGAAGATTGACATTTCCCAGATGCTAAAAAAAACTGGTCTATCTATAAAGAAACCAGATGACAATGGAGCAAGTAAGTCTAGTTCAGCTTTGAACAAACTGAGTGGTCTTGGATTTACTATCAAGAAAACAACCCCAacaataaaaactgaaaaaccTGACAGTGAAGCTGAACAAAGTACTGATGTAAtggaaaaattaaataaattaggaGGTATCAAATTAAAACTAAAGTCAGATGGGATTAATACAAACACATTTAAAGTTGTCAATGGCcttaaagattttaaaacttCTGATGATGAAGAGAATGAAAACGACAACAGTAAAGAAGATCAAGATGATGTTGATGAAAATGATAAATCTGGTGGGCAGGAGGATTCTGGAGGTGATGAAAATTCCGGAGATGAACAAAACAACCAAAGAAGTCGAAATAATTCCGAAAGTGACAGTTCCGAACAAAGACAACGAAATATCCCGAATCTCAAAGTGATACAGGGTAAAATAGTAGCACAAAGAAACGAAATCACCAAAACACCAATAAAAATTAGTCCCCAAAAGTTTGAAGAAAAACCAATAAGGACTCAAAATAGACCTGCAGTTAAACAAACACCTAAAAGGGCGGATTTGCCTATAACTTCGAAAGAAGTGCCAAAACCAGAAGAAACAAGTAAATCTATAAGAAAATCAATATCAAGTACACCAGAAAGACGTGAATCCAATGAAAACTCAAACAATGTTGTTGTAAAACAAGAAGTGCAAGATCCAGATACAGCACAATCCACACAAAGCAACCCACCGTTATTTTCTGGACAAATAAAATCGGAGCGAGCCTCACCGACTTTGCCTGATTCTTCTTCAACACCAGTGTTAGCAAGAGTAAAATCAGAACCAGATACTTCTCATCCCACAAATACACAGACTTTATTTTCAcaacaaaatgtaacaaataacCAACCAAGCAGTCAAACGGTTCCGGCTCCAATACCGGCAGTCCCAAAAACTGAAGATATGACAATTATAGAAATAAATGGAGATTCCAATGATGAAGATGATGATTGTTGTGTAGTTTCGGCAACACCAGCTCCAGATGTAAAACCAATTGTACCAAAAGTAGAAAGTCTGCCAGCGCAATCTTTACCTCCACCATACTCTACTTCTGTGGCCACATCACAATCTAGTTACAGCACAACTCCTACTTTACAATCACGATTAACATCAGCGTCTACAGAAAAACAACACACTTTCAATTGGAATGCTCCTGACTCCAAGCCACCTATTGACATGTTAGACAAAAGTACAGATGATTTATTTGATAGTCTTTTGATGTCTTCGGCTAAAAAAGAAGGTCTATCATTGTCAGATGCAAGTGAGTATATTTCTTTAGATACTTTGGGTCCGCAACATTCGTGTGAAGTGTGCAATACGCGATTTACTAATATATCATTATTAGAGGAGCATAAACGAATGTCTGGCCATTCTTCAAGTCTAGTAGCTCCATCTTCTTCTACAATCTTGCCATACAGTTCATCCTCTAATATTTTATCTAGTTTATTGCCAGTTAAACATTTAGCAGAACAAGTAGGTAAATTATCTTCGATAGGAAACAGCGGATCTGGATTTACACACCAACAAAATGTCATGATAAATATTCAAGCATACCCAGGAGGAGGCAATGTGATGGTTCCACCTCAATCATATAACCAATATCCATCTGGACAAAATGTGCATGGTAGCTATCCGCAGCAAAATATGTATGGGAATCCAGGACAGCCAATGGCAGGTCAAGGGATGCCCGGTCAAATGCCAAGTCAACCGATGGCAGGGCAGTATCAGGCTGGCAATTATAATATGACCCAAGGTTACGGACAGTTCCAGACGCAAATGCCAAACCCGCCATATCCTGGTACAATGCCAACAAACTCATACGCGAATACATCATCTGCATATTCATCTGCTTCTCCTCTTCAAAGCATGCAACAAGCTGTTTATGGTCAATCTCCTATGATGAACCAACAGTCACTTTCCATGGGTCCTCCCGGTTTGCCGAGTAGTCAATCGTATGTTCCTACCTCGAGCCCGAGTGTTATGAAACCCCCTACAAGTGGCAATATAAGAATTCAAAATGTTCAAACATTTCCGCCGGCCGCTGTCGGCCTACCAAATCACTCTCAAGATATGAGTGGACAAACAGTTCGTGGACAACTGCCAGGACCCACTCCAATCCGGATGGCAGCTGGAGCAAGTATTACGGGATCTCGACCTAGAATGCCAGCTGTGAGAGGACAGCGCCCAACTATAAGATCCGGTGTGCAGGTGCACGGACAAGTCAGGGGCGGCAAAATGGGACCTCGAATGCCAATGAAACGGGGGGGAGGTGCAGCCGGAGGACCTGGAGCGAAACGGCGACAAGATATGTTACTGCCTGGAAAACATGACAATGAGGACTGTCAAGTCATGGCAATGCAGAAACAACGCGAAGGACTCCCTATGATCCACAGTGTTCAAGGAGCCAAGGACAAATTGAATCTCGGAAGTCAAATTTCTGTGACAAAGAAGACCGTCAACAAAGAAGCAAACGCGATGGCTAATGTTTTAGCATCTAGAGGCATtagtataaaacaaaaacaGAAAAGTAGATCCCCCACACCGGAAAGACCGATCCCTCACATACCTAATCTCGGGGCGGGTATGAGTATCAAACACACGTCCAAATCAAGTAACTTTTCCATTCCAGAAGCGAAAGTTGGTGGAGGGATGTTAACATGTAAGATATGTAAAAAGATGTTCATGAATCATAATTCATTACAAGTTCACATGTCGAATGCGCATCCACAGAGTAAAGTGCCCGTGTTCAAGTGTGACCAGTGTCCCGCTTCATATCCAAAGACTTTACAATTGCAGCATCATAAAAGAGTGTTCCACAACATAACGGGACCCAATAGGGAGTTGGGCATACCTGTAGTTGATCTGTCTCAGGAGGACAATTTGCAGAGGTTGAGTAGTATTGGCATATACAGCTTTATACCTTTGGCAAATAGAGAGACTGTGAGTGGGTGTTTTGGGATACCAGTGATATCGGTTCACAATATGCAAAATGGTATCACAGCAAACCTCGAAGCTTTAGGTGCAGATGGACTTTTAAGCTTGGGTCCCCTAAAACcgctaaaaaattaa